One region of Mesobacillus boroniphilus genomic DNA includes:
- a CDS encoding UvrD-helicase domain-containing protein, producing the protein MKTAKCNHQIISLDQYNREDYQKLYDDGKKGMLTCSVCGGPVRLYLGIKDKPHFYHHLSAKEDCNEQNESSPSVQPSDKAEYIERNGFRIPKSRSITAEAEIEEKFVFPREVKIPSPFTPLPPAKPGVKLNYLKQLKEAGIHFDGNQEKAVVSTEGPLLILAGAGSGKTRVLTARTAFMIEEKKIDPGSIMLVTFTAKAAAEMKKRIGLYPGMSPAKVNQLIAGTFHSIFYRILCFHERETWSSDKLMKKEWQREQILKEAGRKLQLDDKEFAYDLALQQIGLWKNTMVMPHEVKPESPWEEKVALLYKDYEAAKDKQNLFDFDDMLLGCYKLFKEKPEILKNYQNRFHYFLIDEFQDINKVQYELMKMLSDKHGNVCAVGDDDQSIYSFRGSDPAYLFKFKTDFQHTNLIILNQNYRSPHEIVETANTLISANLTRHEKEMRAQFSGECPPIIFHPYDEEEEATMILTDIKERIEHGERPGDFTILFRTNAASRAVFERLANSSLPFRLDQDIESFYERFMVKGMLAFLRLSMNPDDPEAIKNILPSLFLKQSVFRDLQANSILNDCSMLEALTHVKTGFAFQEQKLKKLIPIVRSLSSLSPITAIDIVEKDLGYQDFIKKRGNEGNQLEKGSDDIRDLKVAARNFKSVKEFLEHADHMAAMNLEIKRSSRNLTDAITLSTIHRSKGLEYRNVYITGTVDGSLPHEYALDAYRNGDLQPLEEERRLLYVAVTRAEKNLFISVPQRRRGRKANPSRFLSNIKRKMPNQDLGI; encoded by the coding sequence ATGAAAACAGCCAAGTGTAATCATCAGATAATAAGCCTTGATCAATATAACCGTGAGGATTATCAAAAGCTCTATGATGATGGAAAAAAAGGAATGCTTACCTGCTCTGTATGCGGAGGACCTGTACGTCTTTACCTCGGCATCAAGGACAAGCCCCATTTCTACCATCATCTTTCCGCAAAAGAAGATTGCAATGAACAAAATGAATCCTCACCTTCAGTTCAGCCTTCCGATAAGGCAGAATATATCGAACGAAACGGCTTCCGTATCCCGAAGTCCCGCTCCATTACGGCTGAAGCTGAAATAGAAGAAAAGTTTGTATTTCCTCGGGAAGTAAAAATCCCTTCACCTTTTACTCCGCTCCCACCGGCCAAGCCAGGGGTAAAGTTAAACTATTTAAAACAGCTTAAAGAAGCTGGGATCCATTTTGATGGCAACCAGGAAAAAGCTGTTGTTTCTACAGAAGGACCACTATTGATTTTGGCAGGTGCTGGAAGTGGAAAGACGAGAGTGCTGACCGCGAGAACCGCCTTCATGATTGAAGAGAAGAAAATTGATCCAGGTTCTATCATGCTTGTTACCTTCACAGCGAAGGCTGCCGCTGAGATGAAGAAGCGGATTGGCCTATACCCGGGCATGTCCCCCGCTAAGGTCAATCAGCTGATCGCTGGCACCTTCCATAGCATCTTCTACCGAATCCTTTGTTTTCACGAACGTGAAACTTGGTCATCTGACAAGCTTATGAAAAAAGAATGGCAGAGGGAACAGATTTTAAAGGAGGCTGGCCGAAAACTCCAGCTTGATGACAAAGAGTTTGCTTATGACCTAGCTCTCCAGCAAATCGGTTTATGGAAAAACACCATGGTCATGCCACATGAAGTTAAGCCAGAATCTCCATGGGAAGAAAAGGTGGCTTTGCTATATAAAGACTATGAAGCTGCTAAAGACAAGCAAAATTTATTCGATTTTGACGATATGCTTCTCGGCTGCTATAAGCTTTTTAAGGAAAAGCCTGAAATACTGAAAAACTATCAAAATCGTTTTCACTATTTTTTAATCGACGAGTTCCAGGATATAAATAAAGTTCAATACGAACTTATGAAAATGCTATCTGACAAGCATGGAAATGTTTGCGCCGTTGGCGATGACGACCAGTCGATTTATTCATTCAGAGGCAGCGACCCTGCCTACCTGTTCAAGTTTAAGACAGACTTTCAACATACTAATTTAATCATTTTGAACCAAAATTACCGATCGCCGCATGAGATTGTCGAAACAGCAAACACTTTAATCTCAGCCAATCTCACTCGTCATGAAAAAGAAATGCGAGCTCAATTTTCCGGTGAGTGCCCGCCGATTATCTTCCATCCTTATGATGAAGAAGAAGAGGCCACGATGATTCTGACAGATATAAAAGAGCGGATCGAACATGGGGAACGCCCGGGTGATTTCACCATCCTGTTCAGGACTAACGCAGCTAGCCGCGCAGTATTCGAGAGGCTAGCCAATTCAAGCTTGCCCTTCCGTCTTGATCAGGATATTGAGTCATTTTATGAGCGTTTCATGGTAAAAGGAATGCTGGCATTTTTGCGGCTAAGTATGAATCCAGATGATCCTGAGGCAATCAAAAATATACTTCCATCACTCTTTTTAAAGCAGTCGGTTTTCCGAGATTTACAGGCGAATAGCATCCTGAACGATTGTTCTATGCTTGAAGCACTTACTCATGTAAAAACCGGCTTTGCCTTCCAGGAACAAAAACTAAAAAAACTCATTCCGATTGTACGCTCTCTGTCATCTCTATCACCAATTACGGCGATTGATATAGTCGAAAAGGATCTTGGATATCAGGACTTTATCAAAAAGCGCGGAAATGAAGGCAACCAGCTTGAAAAGGGATCGGATGACATCCGGGATTTAAAAGTGGCGGCGCGCAATTTTAAATCCGTTAAAGAATTCCTTGAGCACGCTGACCATATGGCAGCCATGAACCTGGAAATTAAACGAAGCAGCAGGAATCTTACTGACGCCATTACTCTCAGTACGATTCATCGATCCAAGGGACTAGAATATAGAAATGTCTATATAACCGGTACCGTAGACGGAAGCCTCCCTCATGAATATGCCTTGGATGCTTATCGTAATGGAGACCTCCAGCCTCTCGAAGAAGAACGCCGACTACTCTATGTAGCAGTGACAAGGGCAGAAAAGAACTTGTTCATTTCCGTTCCCCAAAGAAGACGTGGAAGAAAAGCTAATCCTTCCCGTTTTTTATCCAATATAAAAAGAAAGATGCCAAATCAGGACCTGGGAATATAA
- a CDS encoding GNAT family N-acetyltransferase, producing the protein MEVKIVNNEQELADAFEVRKTVFIHEQNVPEEEEIDQFESDSVHFVLYDDGKAAGAGRFRVLDGIGKVERICVLKENRKTGAGVAVMNKIEDYAKSQGISTLKLNAQTHAIPFYSKLGYETVSEEFLDAGIPHKTMKKSI; encoded by the coding sequence GTGGAAGTGAAAATTGTAAACAACGAACAAGAATTAGCAGACGCCTTCGAGGTACGCAAGACTGTTTTCATTCATGAGCAGAATGTTCCTGAAGAAGAAGAAATTGACCAATTCGAATCTGATTCTGTCCATTTTGTGTTATATGATGATGGAAAAGCAGCTGGCGCAGGGAGATTTCGTGTATTGGACGGGATTGGCAAGGTAGAAAGGATTTGCGTTTTAAAAGAGAACCGCAAAACCGGTGCTGGTGTAGCCGTCATGAATAAAATCGAGGATTATGCCAAGTCACAAGGCATATCAACCTTGAAATTGAACGCACAGACACATGCCATCCCATTTTACAGCAAGCTAGGATATGAAACAGTATCAGAAGAATTCCTGGATGCCGGTATTCCGCATAAAACGATGAAAAAATCCATCTGA
- a CDS encoding YjcG family protein, with amino-acid sequence MKFGIVIFPSKKIQDFANSMRRRYDPHYALIPPHVTLKSPFEATEEEIKEIANKLDSIARNFKPVNIKITKIGSFKPVNNVIYLKVDSPEELEKLHNELNATFDGNQEYNFVPHITVGQKMSDDEHSDVYGSLRMTKVQFEDTADRIHLLYQLDNGSWTVYETFRLGKE; translated from the coding sequence ATGAAATTCGGTATTGTCATTTTTCCATCAAAGAAAATCCAGGATTTTGCAAATTCAATGAGAAGGCGCTATGATCCTCACTATGCGTTGATCCCTCCTCATGTAACTTTAAAGTCACCCTTTGAAGCAACAGAGGAAGAAATCAAGGAAATTGCGAATAAACTCGATTCAATCGCCAGGAATTTCAAACCAGTCAACATCAAGATCACTAAGATTGGTTCCTTTAAGCCCGTTAACAACGTAATCTACTTGAAGGTTGATTCACCAGAAGAGTTGGAAAAGCTTCATAATGAGCTAAATGCAACATTTGACGGAAATCAAGAGTATAACTTTGTGCCACATATCACGGTCGGTCAGAAAATGTCAGACGATGAACATTCTGATGTATATGGTTCATTAAGGATGACAAAAGTGCAATTTGAGGATACAGCCGACAGGATCCACTTACTGTACCAGCTGGATAATGGTTCGTGGACAGTATATGAAACATTCAGGCTTGGAAAGGAATAA
- a CDS encoding alpha/beta hydrolase, translating to MDFPMGKIEEITLQSKELGEEVTMLVYLPANYSPLYKYSLLIAQDGRDYFQLGRIGRIADELLGKKEIENVIIVGIPYESVEDRRRKYHPKGEQHQAYIRFLAHELVPYLDEQYPTYQMGMGRALIGDSLAATVSLLAALQYPHTFGKVLLQSPYVNEEVFSAVKDFRQPELLHIYHTVGDQETVVKTASSKNKDFLTPNRELSKIFKERGYGYFYDEFNGNHTWTYWQPDLKRAIRQVFS from the coding sequence ATGGATTTTCCGATGGGCAAAATTGAAGAAATCACACTTCAAAGCAAGGAACTTGGAGAAGAAGTGACCATGCTGGTATACTTACCTGCCAACTATTCTCCATTATATAAATATTCATTACTTATCGCACAGGATGGCAGGGACTATTTCCAATTGGGCCGTATCGGAAGAATTGCAGACGAGCTCCTTGGCAAAAAGGAAATTGAAAACGTCATCATCGTAGGAATACCATATGAATCTGTCGAGGATAGAAGGCGCAAGTATCATCCAAAAGGAGAGCAGCACCAAGCCTATATTCGTTTTCTGGCTCATGAGCTTGTACCATATTTAGACGAACAATATCCTACCTATCAAATGGGAATGGGCCGCGCACTGATTGGCGATTCACTCGCAGCTACAGTTTCCTTGCTAGCAGCGCTTCAGTATCCGCACACATTTGGAAAAGTACTGCTTCAGTCACCTTATGTAAATGAGGAAGTATTTTCGGCAGTGAAGGACTTCCGTCAACCTGAATTGCTCCATATTTACCATACTGTTGGAGATCAAGAAACTGTCGTAAAAACGGCCTCTTCCAAAAACAAAGACTTTTTAACGCCTAACCGGGAGCTTTCGAAGATTTTCAAAGAAAGAGGCTATGGTTATTTTTATGATGAGTTCAACGGCAACCATACATGGACTTATTGGCAGCCAGACCTCAAACGGGCAATAAGACAAGTGTTTTCATAA
- a CDS encoding TAXI family TRAP transporter solute-binding subunit, with product MKKRKFLLFTALMLVLSMVLAACGGGGSDEKGGEEGQTEEKPKYMSILTGGTGGTYFPLGGSFAKIVSDATGVSTNAETTGASAENMQSIKDNKGEIAFTQTDIASYATEGKLMFDGNKIDNIKAIGTLYPETIQIVTTENSGIKSVEDLKGKKVSIGAPGSGTAANAEQILEVHGLSLDDIQKQDLSFDESVNGIKDGNIDAAFVTAGTPTAAVEELSATEKVVIVPIEADKAEELIAKYPYYAKEAVPSGTYKLGSDVPTVAVLAMLVVKADLSDELVYDITKSIFENLDQVTHAKAKQIKPENALNGVGIDVHPGAQKYYDEKGIKAAQ from the coding sequence ATGAAAAAAAGAAAGTTTCTTTTGTTCACAGCCTTGATGCTGGTTCTTTCAATGGTACTGGCTGCATGTGGCGGAGGCGGCTCTGACGAAAAGGGCGGCGAAGAAGGACAAACTGAAGAAAAACCAAAATACATGAGCATCCTTACTGGCGGTACAGGTGGTACATACTTCCCATTGGGCGGATCATTTGCCAAAATTGTCTCTGATGCTACAGGCGTTAGCACAAATGCTGAAACAACAGGAGCTTCTGCAGAAAACATGCAGAGCATTAAGGACAATAAAGGTGAAATCGCATTCACCCAAACTGACATTGCTTCCTACGCAACAGAAGGAAAGTTAATGTTTGATGGAAACAAAATTGATAATATCAAAGCAATCGGAACATTGTATCCTGAAACGATCCAAATCGTAACAACAGAAAACTCAGGAATCAAATCAGTAGAAGATCTTAAAGGCAAAAAGGTCTCAATCGGTGCACCAGGTTCAGGTACGGCAGCGAATGCTGAACAAATTCTTGAAGTTCACGGTCTTTCACTTGATGATATCCAAAAGCAGGACCTGAGCTTTGATGAGTCAGTAAACGGTATCAAAGATGGCAACATCGATGCGGCTTTCGTAACAGCCGGAACACCTACAGCTGCTGTAGAAGAGCTTTCCGCAACAGAAAAGGTTGTTATTGTACCAATTGAAGCTGACAAAGCTGAAGAGCTTATCGCAAAGTATCCATACTATGCAAAAGAAGCAGTTCCTTCTGGAACATATAAACTGGGTTCTGACGTGCCAACAGTTGCAGTTCTTGCGATGCTTGTCGTAAAAGCTGATTTATCTGACGAGCTCGTTTATGACATTACAAAGTCAATTTTTGAGAATCTTGATCAGGTAACACATGCTAAAGCTAAGCAAATCAAGCCTGAAAATGCACTTAACGGTGTGGGCATTGACGTCCACCCAGGTGCCCAGAAGTACTATGATGAAAAAGGTATCAAGGCAGCTCAGTAA
- a CDS encoding DUF1850 domain-containing protein gives MKINWIKSKFFVLLTLIIFLSMIVINIPYKQALVFLTPENNDILCYVPINAGETFKIKYKHSIHLSDVIESYKVTETHKIRQYELEYEDFAIGMPSEIADGENFEMKDGKYYITNMTREFAQFDLRLGQVRANHTLIYEDITYPLSKSIEPGSRVRIKIEAISLLKQLEGVNILDDK, from the coding sequence ATGAAAATAAACTGGATTAAATCAAAATTCTTCGTTCTGTTAACCCTCATCATTTTTTTATCAATGATCGTAATCAATATCCCTTACAAACAAGCTCTAGTTTTTCTTACACCTGAAAATAATGATATACTCTGCTATGTACCAATTAATGCAGGGGAAACCTTTAAAATAAAGTATAAGCATTCAATCCATCTGTCGGATGTAATTGAAAGCTACAAAGTTACTGAAACCCATAAAATCAGACAATACGAATTGGAGTATGAAGATTTTGCTATCGGTATGCCATCAGAAATTGCAGATGGTGAGAACTTTGAAATGAAGGATGGCAAGTACTATATAACAAATATGACCAGGGAATTTGCACAATTTGATTTGCGGCTGGGCCAAGTCCGGGCAAACCACACCCTGATTTATGAAGACATAACGTACCCGTTGTCAAAGTCGATTGAGCCAGGCTCACGGGTGCGGATAAAGATTGAGGCAATTAGTTTATTGAAGCAATTGGAAGGAGTGAATATCCTTGACGACAAATGA
- a CDS encoding TRAP transporter permease, translating into MVSQEKQQELLEKYDPEAATRKLAGKMGWVVFFGLLAFSVFQLYTSIFGILTAQLQRSIHLGFALALIFLLFPARKKNLKEKKVAWYDLLLAVIAVAVGAYWPLMIDELVNRVGRLTPTDFYIGIAAILLVLEATRRTVGLPIMIIAGLFMAYALYGPYMPGFLAHRGLDLESLVQTMFFTTEGILGTPLGVSSTFIFLFLLFGAFLVKTGVGQYFNDLAVAVAGKSTGGPAKVAIFSSALQGTISGSSVANVVTSGSFTIPMMKKLGYRKEFAGAVEAAASTGGQLMPPIMGAAAFLMVEFIGGGITYWDIAKAATIPALLYFTGIWIMTHFEAKRIGLRGLSDEEMPNRKEVLKKIYLLLPILIVIILMVSGMSIMRAALWSILSTVIVSAFSKETRIGFKDAIDALVDGARTALGVAAATAAAGIIVGVVTKTGLGLKLANGLLDLSGGYLIPTLMLTMLAAIVLGMGSPTTANYVITSTIAAPAIILLGVPDLSAHLFVFYFGIIADITPPVALAAFAAAGVSGGEPLRTGVNSAKLAIAAFIIPYMFVLSPELLMINTTWTELIWVVFTAISGMLAIGAGIIGYWLRKLYWWERVLGIVGGIMLIYPEGMTDIIGLGLFVLLVALQLMIKDKESVKPKAAN; encoded by the coding sequence ATGGTATCTCAAGAAAAACAACAAGAGCTTCTGGAGAAATATGATCCTGAGGCCGCAACTAGAAAATTGGCAGGCAAGATGGGATGGGTTGTTTTCTTCGGGCTTCTGGCTTTCTCAGTATTCCAGCTATACACCTCTATATTTGGGATACTAACTGCCCAACTGCAGCGTTCTATCCACCTGGGATTCGCTCTGGCACTGATCTTCTTGCTGTTTCCGGCAAGGAAGAAGAATCTTAAGGAAAAAAAGGTGGCATGGTACGATCTCCTATTGGCTGTGATTGCTGTTGCTGTCGGAGCCTATTGGCCATTGATGATCGACGAACTCGTTAATCGTGTCGGCCGTTTGACACCAACAGATTTCTACATTGGTATTGCCGCTATCCTCCTGGTCCTGGAAGCGACAAGAAGGACGGTTGGCTTGCCGATCATGATTATTGCAGGTTTATTCATGGCTTATGCCCTTTATGGACCTTATATGCCAGGATTCTTGGCGCACAGGGGTCTCGACCTGGAATCACTCGTCCAAACAATGTTCTTTACGACTGAGGGGATTTTAGGAACTCCTCTAGGTGTATCGTCAACATTCATATTCCTGTTCCTGTTGTTCGGTGCATTCCTTGTAAAAACGGGTGTGGGTCAATATTTCAATGACCTCGCAGTAGCCGTTGCGGGCAAAAGTACTGGTGGACCAGCCAAGGTTGCAATTTTTTCCAGCGCCCTGCAAGGAACAATCAGTGGAAGCTCAGTGGCTAACGTAGTTACATCGGGTTCATTTACGATCCCGATGATGAAAAAGCTTGGCTACCGCAAAGAATTCGCGGGTGCCGTAGAAGCTGCGGCATCAACTGGAGGGCAGCTAATGCCTCCAATCATGGGAGCGGCAGCATTCCTGATGGTTGAATTCATCGGCGGCGGAATAACTTATTGGGATATTGCCAAGGCAGCGACCATTCCGGCATTATTATATTTTACTGGTATCTGGATCATGACGCACTTTGAGGCGAAAAGGATCGGCCTGAGAGGTTTATCCGATGAAGAAATGCCTAATCGAAAAGAAGTACTTAAAAAGATTTATCTGCTCTTGCCTATCCTGATTGTTATTATATTGATGGTAAGCGGTATGAGTATCATGCGTGCTGCATTATGGTCAATTCTATCGACCGTCATTGTCAGTGCGTTCAGTAAAGAAACGAGAATCGGGTTCAAAGACGCGATCGATGCACTTGTTGATGGTGCGAGGACAGCCCTTGGAGTAGCGGCAGCTACAGCTGCTGCAGGTATCATTGTTGGAGTAGTTACTAAGACTGGCCTTGGCTTGAAGCTTGCAAATGGCTTGCTCGATCTTTCAGGAGGTTACTTGATTCCAACTTTGATGTTGACGATGCTTGCAGCAATCGTTTTAGGCATGGGTTCGCCAACCACGGCTAACTATGTTATCACATCAACAATCGCTGCACCGGCGATTATCCTGTTGGGTGTTCCAGATTTATCGGCTCACTTATTTGTTTTCTATTTCGGTATTATTGCGGATATCACGCCTCCGGTTGCGCTGGCGGCATTTGCGGCGGCAGGAGTTTCCGGTGGGGAACCGCTGCGTACTGGTGTGAATTCGGCCAAGCTGGCGATCGCCGCTTTTATCATACCTTATATGTTCGTGTTATCTCCTGAACTCCTGATGATCAATACAACCTGGACAGAATTAATTTGGGTGGTATTCACAGCTATTTCAGGTATGCTGGCAATTGGTGCTGGCATAATCGGTTACTGGCTGAGGAAATTGTACTGGTGGGAAAGAGTGCTGGGAATTGTAGGAGGTATTATGCTGATTTACCCAGAGGGTATGACAGACATAATCGGTCTCGGTCTTTTTGTCCTGCTTGTTGCACTTCAATTGATGATCAAGGATAAAGAATCAGTGAAACCAAAGGCAGCAAATTAA
- a CDS encoding NUDIX hydrolase — protein MMENELLKVFDQQGNWIGIETRSEVHKAGHWHETFHCWLTERIGNKDYLFFQVRSSVKNDYPNLLDITAAGHILANESHVDGLREVKEELGIDLALEDLHSLGIIKDSLNSPGFIDNELCHVFLYDQHQSFDNYSLQTEEVSGIMMAELTDFENLWFGKVQKVIVEGFLVSGDNEKKLHSMIVTKNDFVPHENTYIESVIEAIKKL, from the coding sequence ATGATGGAGAATGAATTGCTTAAGGTTTTTGATCAACAGGGAAACTGGATAGGAATCGAAACGAGGTCGGAAGTACATAAAGCAGGACATTGGCATGAAACCTTTCATTGCTGGTTAACAGAGAGGATAGGCAACAAGGACTATCTTTTCTTTCAAGTCCGCAGTTCAGTTAAGAATGATTATCCCAATCTGTTGGATATTACGGCAGCGGGGCATATTCTTGCAAATGAAAGTCATGTGGATGGCTTAAGAGAAGTGAAAGAGGAGCTTGGGATTGACTTGGCCCTGGAGGATTTGCATTCGTTAGGGATTATCAAAGATTCATTGAACAGTCCTGGATTCATCGATAACGAATTATGTCATGTTTTTTTGTATGATCAACATCAATCTTTCGATAATTACAGTCTGCAAACAGAAGAGGTCTCGGGGATCATGATGGCAGAACTGACTGATTTTGAAAATTTATGGTTTGGTAAGGTACAGAAAGTAATAGTAGAAGGTTTTCTGGTAAGCGGGGATAATGAAAAGAAATTACATAGCATGATTGTGACCAAGAATGATTTTGTTCCTCATGAAAATACATATATAGAAAGTGTAATTGAGGCAATTAAAAAATTATAG
- a CDS encoding DUF2515 domain-containing protein, whose product MSSIEVLKESLLRKQKVTLAKNPSETERKIIQEIKFKTEELNKNNITRTKAYLDFYKKHPEIQWAFLAHMVSRNGGWNMTDLKAELLTRLLSKKEKSSFFSFLERGNWLIFHDAYPQLLIYEESVKRKKPLFRLLPHFNVSIFIETIWEYYWKSSNSSLLTIGLIINEQNYIENRVIQNQNYIKDVFSTLEFELQDFLSFNQILFPYNDYGVTKLAGQTVNQFESLDERIQLGKRLYAILFDKEILNKVEEWAMAHPHSGSRKDYWPHIFNDVHEGIPGLKYQIKLSSCKLKPGARKIYSPTLQNVWKNVKHPEAEGGEWFSDFNVLEYLDGLDDPSIGNIEFDYCQTLERLELAAFAKKIISILD is encoded by the coding sequence ATGTCGTCTATTGAAGTACTAAAAGAAAGTTTGCTGAGAAAGCAAAAAGTGACATTGGCTAAAAACCCCTCTGAAACAGAGAGAAAAATCATACAAGAGATCAAGTTTAAAACCGAGGAACTAAACAAGAACAATATTACTAGAACGAAAGCGTATCTTGATTTTTATAAAAAGCACCCGGAAATCCAGTGGGCTTTCCTGGCCCATATGGTCTCCCGGAATGGCGGATGGAACATGACGGATTTAAAAGCAGAGCTTTTAACAAGGCTGTTATCTAAAAAAGAAAAAAGCTCCTTTTTTTCATTCCTGGAACGAGGGAATTGGCTTATTTTCCATGATGCCTATCCACAGCTGCTGATTTATGAAGAAAGTGTTAAAAGGAAAAAACCGTTATTCAGGCTGCTTCCCCACTTTAATGTTTCCATCTTTATTGAGACGATTTGGGAATATTACTGGAAATCTTCAAATTCATCTCTGCTCACAATTGGCCTGATTATCAATGAACAGAACTATATCGAAAATAGAGTCATTCAAAATCAGAACTATATCAAAGATGTATTCAGTACCCTGGAGTTTGAACTACAGGATTTTTTGTCCTTCAATCAAATTCTTTTCCCCTACAATGACTATGGTGTGACTAAACTGGCTGGCCAGACAGTGAACCAGTTTGAATCATTGGACGAACGAATCCAATTAGGAAAGAGACTTTATGCCATCCTTTTTGATAAAGAGATATTGAATAAGGTAGAAGAGTGGGCAATGGCACATCCTCATTCGGGTTCAAGAAAAGATTACTGGCCTCATATATTTAACGATGTGCATGAGGGAATCCCAGGGCTGAAATATCAAATTAAATTGAGTTCATGTAAGCTAAAACCCGGGGCAAGAAAGATCTATAGCCCTACACTTCAAAATGTATGGAAAAACGTTAAACATCCTGAAGCCGAGGGAGGGGAATGGTTTAGTGATTTTAATGTATTGGAGTATCTTGACGGGTTAGATGATCCTTCGATTGGAAATATTGAATTTGACTATTGTCAAACACTTGAGAGGTTAGAGCTTGCTGCTTTTGCGAAAAAGATTATTTCGATTCTTGATTAA